The Alphaproteobacteria bacterium genome has a window encoding:
- a CDS encoding sel1 repeat family protein, whose translation MKQYLPEAKAGNPADQLMVGELLIYPISVGGCQWEPKEDKSRTKEGIGWYLKAANQGFTTAMIELGDIYADAHLPFLHQDFTLSSQWYKKAADLNDSRGQYKYAMFLLEGVGTQQANDSAVQLLRLSSFNGNINAQNKLAEFYYEGDNVIQDKERALKLWKIAARHCSVSAADNLIRIKEIPLTEEGKVIIRPYLSEFYRDNSPALAGCSSAQSDIAGCYEEKNRCADISPNEDKAREWRLRAAESGDWVRQKDLFEQFLKPDSKDKESDNKISACYFGTLIEVTNPIAFKPDKYSLYRKKEDEKYWNGLRNDSKERLATLKATMNPDELKACSDKIDAWSQLHPEVSEDELRSLVF comes from the coding sequence GTGAAACAATATCTGCCCGAAGCGAAGGCTGGGAACCCTGCCGATCAATTAATGGTTGGTGAATTGTTGATTTATCCGATATCGGTTGGCGGTTGTCAATGGGAACCTAAGGAAGATAAAAGCCGAACGAAAGAAGGGATCGGCTGGTATTTAAAAGCGGCGAACCAAGGGTTCACGACTGCTATGATTGAGCTGGGCGACATCTATGCAGACGCCCATCTACCATTCCTTCATCAGGATTTTACTCTTTCCAGTCAGTGGTATAAAAAAGCCGCTGATCTTAATGACTCAAGAGGGCAATATAAATATGCGATGTTTTTGCTAGAAGGGGTTGGAACGCAGCAAGCTAATGATTCAGCCGTTCAATTATTAAGATTATCTTCGTTTAACGGCAATATCAATGCTCAAAATAAGCTGGCTGAATTCTATTATGAAGGCGATAATGTGATTCAAGATAAAGAGCGCGCCCTTAAATTATGGAAAATAGCGGCACGCCATTGCAGTGTTAGTGCGGCTGACAATTTAATCAGAATAAAAGAAATACCGCTTACAGAGGAAGGAAAAGTAATCATCAGGCCGTATTTATCAGAATTTTATAGAGATAACTCACCGGCGCTTGCAGGATGTTCTTCTGCACAGTCAGATATTGCTGGTTGCTACGAAGAAAAGAACCGTTGTGCGGATATTTCACCTAACGAAGACAAAGCGCGCGAATGGCGTTTGCGTGCTGCAGAAAGTGGTGACTGGGTGCGTCAAAAGGATCTCTTTGAACAATTCCTTAAGCCGGATTCAAAGGATAAGGAGTCTGACAATAAAATAAGTGCTTGTTATTTTGGCACGTTAATAGAGGTAACGAATCCCATAGCTTTTAAACCTGATAAATACAGCCTATACAGAAAAAAAGAGGATGAGAAATATTGGAATGGCCTGCGTAATGACTCAAAGGAACGGCTTGCCACGCTTAAGGCCACGATGAATCCAGATGAGTTAAAAGCCTGTAGCGATAAAATAGATGCGTGGAGCCAGTTGCACCCGGAAGTCTCTGAAGATGAATTACGGTCTCTGGTGTTTTGA